One Lysinibacillus sp. OF-1 DNA segment encodes these proteins:
- a CDS encoding dihydroorotase has protein sequence MTKVLQNVQMLDEQGELKTVNIAMADGKITAIGQDVTVAGAELIEGHGLIVAPGFIDVHTHLREPGFEHKETIATGSASAAKGGFTTICAMPNTKPVPDSVDNMQLINGLIKDSAVIRVLPYGSLTKDISGEVRTNIEELKAHGAVAFSDDGVGIQLASTMYEQMKDAAQHDMVVVAHCEDNSLIYDGVMHEGKRNKELGLPGIPSICESVQIARDVLLAEAAGARYHVCHVSTKESVRAVRDAKAAGIRVTAEVCPHHLLLEEMDIPSDDANWKMNPPLRAADDKDSLHAALLDGTIDCIATDHAPHTVEEKCCGMVGAPFGIVGFETAFPLLYTQFVETGKWTLKQLIDWMTVRAAEIFDLPYGTLAVGASADMILIDIQKEQTIDADGFVSKGRNTPFNGWVAKGWPVLTIFEGNIVYQEAE, from the coding sequence ATGACAAAGGTACTTCAAAATGTACAAATGCTAGATGAACAAGGTGAATTGAAGACAGTCAATATTGCAATGGCAGACGGAAAGATTACGGCTATTGGTCAGGATGTGACTGTAGCAGGTGCAGAACTGATTGAAGGACATGGTTTAATCGTGGCACCAGGCTTTATCGATGTTCATACACATTTACGAGAGCCAGGATTTGAGCATAAAGAAACCATTGCTACAGGCTCCGCCTCAGCAGCAAAGGGTGGCTTTACGACAATTTGTGCGATGCCTAATACAAAGCCAGTACCTGATTCGGTTGACAACATGCAGCTCATCAATGGGCTCATTAAGGACAGCGCTGTTATTCGAGTACTCCCATATGGTTCCCTAACAAAGGATATATCGGGCGAGGTTCGAACAAATATTGAAGAATTAAAAGCACATGGAGCCGTAGCGTTCTCAGATGATGGTGTAGGCATTCAGCTAGCCTCAACGATGTATGAGCAAATGAAAGATGCGGCCCAGCACGATATGGTTGTTGTAGCACATTGTGAGGACAACTCATTAATCTATGATGGTGTGATGCATGAAGGAAAGCGTAATAAAGAGCTTGGGCTTCCAGGGATACCTTCCATTTGTGAATCAGTACAAATTGCACGAGATGTACTACTAGCAGAAGCGGCAGGGGCACGCTACCATGTTTGTCACGTTTCTACGAAGGAATCGGTGCGTGCAGTAAGAGATGCGAAGGCAGCAGGTATTCGTGTCACAGCAGAAGTTTGTCCACATCATTTATTACTAGAAGAGATGGATATACCATCTGACGATGCAAATTGGAAAATGAATCCACCATTACGCGCAGCTGATGATAAGGATTCTCTACATGCAGCACTACTTGATGGCACAATCGACTGCATCGCAACAGATCATGCACCACATACAGTAGAAGAAAAATGCTGCGGTATGGTTGGCGCACCATTTGGTATCGTCGGTTTCGAAACAGCTTTTCCATTGCTTTATACACAATTTGTTGAAACAGGAAAATGGACTTTAAAGCAATTAATTGATTGGATGACAGTGAGAGCAGCTGAGATTTTTGATCTGCCATATGGCACATTAGCAGTAGGCGCTTCAGCGGATATGATTTTAATTGATATTCAAAAAGAACAAACAATTGATGCAGATGGCTTTGTATCAAAAGGTCGTAATACACCATTCAACGGCTGGGTGGCAAAGGGTTGGCCAGTACTAACGATTTTTGAAGGCAATATCGTATATCAGGAGGCAGAGTAA
- a CDS encoding aspartate carbamoyltransferase catalytic subunit has translation MKNLLSMEHLTTEEINQILDLAQAFENGETSSLSRPYKVANLFFEPSTRTKTSFEMAEYKIGCHVIPFDAGFSSVTKGETMYDTVKTLEMIGLDAVIIRASEDEYYNELLGGINVAIINAGDGAGQHPSQSLLDLYTIKKEFGCFEGLNVTIAGDISHSRVAKSNATALQNLGANVHFLCPEEWSGGFEAHHSWDNLIEISDVIMLLRVQHERHKVNKSFSKEGYHQEFGLTIEREKQMKESAIIMHPAPVNRDVEIASELVECDRSRIFEQVRNGVYTRMAIMETILKGRE, from the coding sequence ATGAAGAACTTATTATCGATGGAACATTTAACAACAGAAGAGATTAACCAAATCCTAGATCTTGCGCAAGCATTTGAAAATGGTGAAACATCATCGTTATCTCGCCCGTACAAAGTGGCCAATCTATTCTTTGAACCAAGTACTCGTACAAAAACAAGCTTTGAAATGGCAGAATACAAAATTGGCTGTCATGTTATCCCTTTCGATGCAGGGTTTTCGAGTGTTACGAAAGGGGAAACGATGTATGATACTGTCAAAACGTTAGAAATGATTGGTTTAGATGCTGTCATCATTCGAGCTTCAGAAGATGAATATTACAATGAGCTGCTGGGTGGTATTAATGTAGCGATTATTAATGCAGGGGACGGTGCTGGGCAACATCCTTCACAATCCTTATTGGATCTTTATACCATCAAAAAAGAGTTTGGCTGTTTCGAAGGGTTGAATGTCACAATTGCAGGAGATATCTCTCATAGTCGAGTAGCCAAATCAAATGCAACAGCATTACAAAATTTAGGGGCAAATGTTCATTTCCTTTGCCCAGAAGAATGGTCTGGCGGTTTTGAAGCGCATCATTCATGGGATAATCTGATCGAAATAAGTGATGTCATTATGTTACTACGTGTGCAACATGAACGTCATAAAGTAAATAAAAGCTTCTCAAAGGAAGGTTACCATCAAGAGTTTGGTTTAACAATTGAACGAGAAAAGCAAATGAAAGAATCCGCCATTATTATGCATCCAGCACCCGTAAATCGTGATGTTGAAATTGCTTCTGAGTTAGTAGAGTGTGATCGCTCTCGAATTTTTGAACAGGTGCGGAACGGTGTTTACACACGGATGGCTATTATGGAAACCATTTTAAAGGGGAGAGAATAA
- the carA gene encoding glutamine-hydrolyzing carbamoyl-phosphate synthase small subunit has protein sequence MKKRLLVLEDGTVFTGTAFGSERASQGEVVFTTGMTGYQETISDPSFYGQIVTLTYPLVGNYGINRDDFESITPAIRGFVVRELAKKPSNFRCDLTLDDYLTAKDIPGIEGIDTRKLTRIIRSKGSVKAILTAADEEVNVDEIVAQLQVTPAITHHVREVSPKAAYPSPGRGKRVVLIDYGMKHGILRELNKRDCDVLVVPYNTPAEEILAWHPDGIMLSNGPGNPEDVQEGIETVRNLIGKVPMFGICLGHQIFSLASGAKAFKLPFGHRGGNHPVKDLRTGRTDLTSQNHGYAIDIDSLKETDLELTHIALNDGTCEGVRHKKYPIFTVQYHPEASPGPEDSNHLFDEFIEMMEVEAGKGKQHA, from the coding sequence ATGAAAAAACGTTTACTAGTTTTAGAAGATGGCACAGTATTTACAGGTACAGCATTTGGTAGCGAGCGCGCTTCACAAGGTGAGGTTGTATTTACAACAGGGATGACAGGTTATCAGGAAACGATTTCAGATCCTTCATTCTATGGACAAATTGTTACATTGACATATCCTTTAGTTGGTAATTACGGCATTAACCGTGATGACTTTGAATCGATTACGCCAGCCATTCGTGGATTCGTTGTGCGTGAATTGGCTAAAAAACCTTCAAACTTCCGCTGTGATTTAACTTTAGATGACTATTTGACAGCAAAGGATATCCCAGGAATTGAAGGCATTGATACGCGAAAATTAACACGTATCATACGCAGTAAAGGATCGGTTAAAGCGATTTTGACGGCTGCTGATGAAGAAGTAAATGTGGATGAAATTGTAGCACAATTACAAGTGACACCAGCCATTACACACCATGTCCGTGAAGTATCTCCAAAAGCTGCTTATCCATCTCCTGGTCGTGGTAAACGAGTTGTCTTAATTGATTATGGTATGAAGCACGGAATCCTACGCGAATTAAACAAACGTGATTGTGATGTGTTGGTAGTACCTTATAATACACCAGCTGAGGAAATTTTAGCTTGGCATCCAGATGGTATCATGCTATCCAATGGACCAGGGAATCCTGAAGATGTTCAGGAAGGTATTGAAACAGTACGTAACTTAATAGGAAAAGTGCCAATGTTCGGTATTTGTTTAGGACACCAAATCTTTTCATTAGCTAGTGGAGCAAAAGCCTTCAAACTACCGTTTGGACACCGCGGTGGTAACCACCCAGTCAAAGACTTACGCACAGGACGTACAGATTTAACATCTCAGAACCATGGCTATGCTATCGACATCGATTCATTAAAAGAAACGGATTTAGAATTAACACATATCGCATTAAATGATGGAACATGTGAAGGTGTGCGTCATAAGAAATATCCGATTTTCACAGTGCAATATCACCCAGAAGCATCACCAGGACCAGAGGATTCAAACCACTTATTTGATGAATTCATCGAAATGATGGAAGTAGAAGCAGGGAAGGGGAAACAACATGCCTAA